GATAAGCTCGAAGACGGTCTCAAAGTTGATCGTGGGGAAACCCATGTTCTTTCCTCGATTCACGCCGTGGACAACGATCCCCTCGATCATGTGTGGCCGGTCAAGGAGTTCGTTGGCCTTCCTCACATCCCCTTCCATGATGAGCCTCCGTATCCGGTTGCTCCCGATCTTCTCGCCGTCAATGGTGATGGCCTCGACAACGTCGAAGTAGAAACCTCTCCTGCGGGCGAACTCGCGGAGCATCTCGACGTCCCCTGCCCCGCCCTTTCCGAAGTGGAAATCATAGCCCACGATGACACCGGCGACCCTGATCTTTTCCACAAGAATATCGTCGATGAAAGTCTCGGGAGCAATGGAGCGCAGATGGTCGTCAAAGGGTATCTGGAACATCACCTCGATACCGCTCGACGCTACGAGCCTTTCCTTTACCGAGGGGGGCGTTATGAGCCGGATATAGGAATCGGGTTTGAGAACGCTGTGGGGATGGGGGAAGAAGGTCATGAGCATCGGTGTGCCCGATATCTCGGCGGCCTTCTCCACCACCTTCCTTATGATGCGCCTGTGGCCGACGTGAACTCCGTCGTAGTTTCCGATCGTAAGCACGGGATTTGGAAACC
The Syntrophorhabdus sp. DNA segment above includes these coding regions:
- a CDS encoding bifunctional riboflavin kinase/FAD synthetase; translated protein: FPNPVLTIGNYDGVHVGHRRIIRKVVEKAAEISGTPMLMTFFPHPHSVLKPDSYIRLITPPSVKERLVASSGIEVMFQIPFDDHLRSIAPETFIDDILVEKIRVAGVIVGYDFHFGKGGAGDVEMLREFARRRGFYFDVVEAITIDGEKIGSNRIRRLIMEGDVRKANELLDRPHMIEGIVVHGVNRGKNMGFPTINFETVFELIPHNGVYITEVEFDGKKWPSVTNIGFNPTFDGKKLLVETHILGYSGDLYGRDIVIYFHDRIRQEKKFSDMTELKAQITADVETARRYFEDGSRE